One genomic segment of Macaca fascicularis isolate 582-1 chromosome 19, T2T-MFA8v1.1 includes these proteins:
- the LYPD5 gene encoding ly6/PLAUR domain-containing protein 5 isoform X1: MKLASISCPHECFEAILSLDTGYRAPVTLVRKGCWTGPPAGQTQSNPDALPPDYSVVRGCTTDKCNAHLMTHDALPNLSQAPDPPTLSGAECYACIGVHQDDCAISKSRRVQCHQDQTACFQGNGRMTVGNFSVPVYIRTCHRPSCTTEGTTSPWTAIDLQGSCCEGHLCNRKSMIQPFNSALATTPPRAVQVLALLLPVLLLVGLS, encoded by the exons ATGAAGCTGGCCAGCATCTCCTGTCCTCACGAGTGTTTTGAGGCTATCCTGTCTCTGGACACCG GGTATCGCGCGCCGGTGACCCTGGTGCGGAAGGGCTGCTGGACCGGGCCGCCTGCCGGCCAGACGCAATCGAACCCCGACGCGCTGCCGCCAGACTACTCGGTGGTGCGCGGCTGCACAACTGACAAGTGCAACGCCCACCTTATGACTCATGACGCCCTCCCCAACCTGAGCCAAG CACCCGACCCACCGACGCTCAGCGGCGCCGAGTGCTACGCCTGTATCGGGGTCCATCAGGATGACTGCGCTATCAGCAAGTCCCGACGGGTCCAGTGTCACCAGGACCAGACCGCCTGCTTCCAGGGCAATGGCAGAATGACAGTCG GCAATTTCTCAGTCCCTGTGTACATCAGAACCTGCCACCGGCCCTCCTGCACCACTGAGGGCACCACCAGCCCCTGGACAGCCATCGACCTCCAGGGCTCCTGCTGTGAGGGGCACCTCTGCAACAGGAAATCCATGATCCAGCCCTTCAACAGTGCTTTGGCCACCACCCCTCCCCGAGCAGTACAGGTCCTGGCCCTGCTCCTCCCCGTCCTCCTGCTGGTGGGGCTCTCATAG
- the LYPD5 gene encoding ly6/PLAUR domain-containing protein 5 isoform X2 — MAMGVPRVILLYLFAAALCLTGSQGLQCYSFEHTYFGPFDLRAMKLASISCPHECFEAILSLDTGYRAPVTLVRKGCWTGPPAGQTQSNPDALPPDYSVVRGCTTDKCNAHLMTHDALPNLSQAPDPPTLSGAECYACIGVHQDDCAISKSRRVQCHQDQTACFQGNGRMTVGNFSVPVYIRTCHRPSCTTEGTTSPWTAIDLQGSCCEGHLCNRKSMIQPFNSALATTPPRAVQVLALLLPVLLLVGLS; from the exons ATGGCAATGGGGGTCCCCAGAGTCATTCTGCTCTACCTCTTTGCGGCTGCACTCTGCCTGACAG GGTCCCAAGGCCTGCAGTGCTACAGTTTTGAGCACACCTACTTTGGCCCCTTTGACCTCAGGGCCATGAAGCTGGCCAGCATCTCCTGTCCTCACGAGTGTTTTGAGGCTATCCTGTCTCTGGACACCG GGTATCGCGCGCCGGTGACCCTGGTGCGGAAGGGCTGCTGGACCGGGCCGCCTGCCGGCCAGACGCAATCGAACCCCGACGCGCTGCCGCCAGACTACTCGGTGGTGCGCGGCTGCACAACTGACAAGTGCAACGCCCACCTTATGACTCATGACGCCCTCCCCAACCTGAGCCAAG CACCCGACCCACCGACGCTCAGCGGCGCCGAGTGCTACGCCTGTATCGGGGTCCATCAGGATGACTGCGCTATCAGCAAGTCCCGACGGGTCCAGTGTCACCAGGACCAGACCGCCTGCTTCCAGGGCAATGGCAGAATGACAGTCG GCAATTTCTCAGTCCCTGTGTACATCAGAACCTGCCACCGGCCCTCCTGCACCACTGAGGGCACCACCAGCCCCTGGACAGCCATCGACCTCCAGGGCTCCTGCTGTGAGGGGCACCTCTGCAACAGGAAATCCATGATCCAGCCCTTCAACAGTGCTTTGGCCACCACCCCTCCCCGAGCAGTACAGGTCCTGGCCCTGCTCCTCCCCGTCCTCCTGCTGGTGGGGCTCTCATAG